The nucleotide sequence CGCCCGCCGCCTCGGCGGCATGTCCGCCGCCATCGGCCTGGCCTTCGGCGCCGGCAGCAGCTTCGCGCAGCAGGCCGCCACCAGCCTGCCGGCCGTGCAGGTCGAGGCCGGCGCCCAGGGCGCGCTCTCGCTCGCCGAGCCCACGCAGACCGGCAGCCGCCTCGGCCTCACGCCGCTCGAGACGCCCGCCAGCATCGAGGTGCTGACCGGCGAGACCCTCCGCGCGCGCGGCGATGTCTCGATCGTCGACGCCGCCACCCGCGCCACCGGCATCACCGGCTCGCCCGCGCCGGGCAACGGCGGCACCTCGATGGCCGCGCGCGGCTTCTCGGGCCATGGCTCGGTGATGCAGCTGTTCGACGGCACGCGGCTATTCGCGGGCGCGGGCACTGTCACCTTCCCGTTCGACACCTGGTCGGTCGACCGCATCGAGGTGCTGCGCGGCGCGGCCTCGGTCATGTACGGAGAAGGCGCGATCGGCGGCGCGATCAACGTGGTGCCCAAGAAGCCCACGCGCGGACCGATCCGCAACGAGGCGCTGCTGAGCTACGGCTCCGACGCCACGCGCCAGGCGGCCTTCGGCAGCGGCGGCGCGATCGATGACAAGCTTTCGTACCGCTTCGACATCAGCCACCGCGCCACCCACGGCTTCATGGCGCGCGGCGAGGGCGAGAGCCTGGCCGTCGGTGGCGCGCTGCGGCTCGACGTCTCGCCCGCGCTGCAGTTCACCCTGTCGCACGACGAGGGCCGCCAGTCGCCGCAGCGCTACCAGGGCGTGCCGCTGATCGACGGGCGCCTGAACGACCGGACCCTGCGCCAGAACTACAACGTCGACGACGCCGAGCTCAAGTACGACGACAAGTGGACCCGCCTCGACGCGCTGTGGACGCCCAGCGATGCCGTCACCGTGCACAACCAGCTCTACCGGCTCGCGAGCCAGCGCCACTGGCGCAACAGCGAGACCTACAGCTTCAATGCCGCCACGCGCCGCGTGACGCGCGGCGACTACCTCGAGATCGGCCACGACCAGGAGCAGGTCGGCAACCGCACCGACGCCACCTTCCGCCATGAACTGTTCGGCATGAAGAACCAGGTGCTGGTGGGCTTCGATGTCAACCGCATCGACTTCACGCACCTCAACGACTCGCCCTACGGCGGCCGCTCGGTGGTCGATCCCTTCGTCTTCCTGCCCGGCTACTACGCCTCGCCCGTGGCCTACACGCCGCGCTACAAGACCCGCACCCACACCCACGCCGTGTTCGCCGAGGACAAGCTGGCCTTCAATGAGCGCTGGTCGCTGGTCACCAGCCTGCGCTGGGACCATGCGAAGGTGGCGCGCACCGACCTGGCCAACGCGGCCAACAGCCTCACCAAGACCTTCGAGTACGCCACCGGCCGCATCGGCGCGGTGTATGCGCCCGATGCCTCGCAGTCCTTCTATGCGCAGCTGGCGCACGCGGCCGATCCGCTGACCTCGCTGATCAGCACCTCGACCACGCAGGCACCGTTCGACCTCAGCACCGGCAATCAGGTCGAGGTCGGCTACAAGCGCCAGCTGGCCGACAACCGCGGCGCCTGGACCGTGGCGGCCTACCGCATCGAGAAGAAGAAGCTGCTGTCGCGCGACCAGAACAACCCCACCGTTTCGCGGCAGGTCGGCAAGCAGTCGTCCGAGGGCATCGAGGCCACGCTCGACCTCGCGCTGACCCCGACGCTGCGGCTCGAGGCCAATGCGGCCAAGCTGCGCGCGCGCTACGACGACTTCAACGAGGTCGTGAGCGGCCGGCTGGTCTCGCGCGCCGGCAACACGCCGTTCGGCGTGCCCGAGGAAGCGGCCAACCTGTTCCTGCACTGGCATTTCCTGCCGCAGTGGGAGGCCGAGTTCGGCCTGCGCTACGTCGGTTCGCGCCAGGTCGACGCGGCCAACTCGCGCAAGATCGGCTCCTACACCGTGGCCGACGCCTCGGTGAGCTGGCAGGCCAACAAGTCGCTCAGGCTCGCGCTGCGCGGCTACAACCTCGGCGACCGCCGCTATCCGCTGTCGTTCTCCAACAGCGGCAACCAGTGGCTGCTGGGCCGTCCGCGCTCCTTCGAGCTGTCGGCGCTGGTGGATTTCTGAAATGAAACGCCAACAGCCGGACGCAGAGGACGCGAAGATTTCGCGAAGAACGCCAAAGAGAAATCCAAAATTCTTCTTGCATTCCTTTCGCGTCCTTCGCGCAACCTTCGCGTCCTCCGCGTCCGGAAGTTCACTTCCGTTTTTGATCCCATCGATCGTTTCATGCGATGCGGGTGGAGCGCAGCGAAGCGGACCGCCGAGATGACGCACGCCGCGCGCCGCGCCCGCTCCGATCGCAGCACTGCCTGGCAGCGCGCGTGGCCGCTCGTGCGCCACTGGCTCTACTGGACCCACCGCTGGTTCGGCATCGGCGGCTGCCTGCTGTTCGTCATGTGGTTCGTCTCGGGCGTGGTGATGATGTACGTGGGCTATCCCACGCTCACCGAGGCCGAGCGGCTCGCGGGCCTGCGCGCGCTCGACGTCGGCCAGGCCAGGGTCTCGCCCGTGGCCGCGCTCGAGGCCCTGCCCGAAGCAGTGCGCCAGCAGCCGCCGCGCCGCGTCGCGCTCGAGATGCAGGGCGGCGCGCAGCCGCAGCCGGTGTGGCGCATCGTCGATGCGCGCGGCGGTCGCCATGCGGTGTCGGCGCGCGATGGCCGGCTGCTGGCCGGCACCGACGCCGCGCAGGCCGAGGCGGTGGCGCGCGACTTCTCGGGCCAGCCCGCGGCGCGCTGGGCCGAGACGCTCGAGCGCGACCAGTGGACCGTGCCGCAGGGCCTGAATCCGCTGCGCCCGCTGCACCGCATCGAACTGAACGACGTGGCCGGCACCGAGCTCTACGTGTCGGCGCGCACCGGCGAGGTGGTGCGCGACACCACGCGCTCCGAGCGCTTCTGGAACTGGCTCGGCTCGGTGCCGCACTGGATCTACTTCACGCCGCTGCGCGCCGATCCGCCGCTGTGGCACGACGTGGTGGTGTGGCTCTCGGCCGCCTGCATCGTCTCGGCCGTGACCGGCATCGCGATCGGCATCCTGCGCATCCGTCTGCGCCGGCGCTTCCGCAACGGTTCCGTCACGCCCTACACCGGCTGGATGGCCTGGCACCACATCGCGGGCCTGGTCGGCGGCTTCTTCGTGCTGACCTGGATCGTGAGCGGCTGGCTCTCGATGAACCCGAACCGCTGGTTCGAGCGCAACCCGGTCGACGCGGCCGCGATGGCGCGCTACACCGGCGGCGATGTATCGACCTTTCCGTGGCCGCCCGCCACGCCGCCGGCGGGCGAGGACGACGCCGCACCGCGCGAGGTGCTGCTGCAATGGTTCGACGGCCGGCCGCTGCTGCAGCTGCGCGATGCGAAGGCGCGCGTGCGCGTGGTCGATGCCGCGAGCGGCGCGCCGGCTGCGATCGCGCGCGAGGACATCGTGCGCGCGGCCGCCCGGCTGCGGCCCGGCGCGACGGTGAGCGAGGCCGTGCTGCAGACCGCCTACGACTTCCACTGGTACGGCCACCACCGCGAGCGCGTGCTGCCGGTCTGGCGCCTCGCGTTCGACGACCCCGCGCGCACCCGGCTCTACATCGACCCCGCCAACGGCCAACTGGCCGGAAGCAGCGACCGCAATGCGCGGCTGCGGCGCTGGCTCTTCAATGCCGCCCACAGCCTCGACTTCCCCTGGCTGATCCAGTACCGGCCCGCGTGGGACCTGGTGGTGTGGCTGCTGTCGATCGTCGGCGCCGTGGCCTCGGCCAGCGGCGTGGTGATCGGCTGGCGCCGGCTGCGGCCGCGCTCGCGTTCTCCCACGGTGGCGCTCGCGCGGCGCCTGCCTCAACGTTCTTCATGAAGCGGGCTCGCCATCGCGGGTCCATGATCCAATCCACTTTCGCACTGCGGTGCCCTCCAGGAGCTGTCCCATGCACATCGAACCCGGTCTCGTCGACGGAACCAAGATCTTTCTGAGCTATGCCACCGGCGCCGCGGCGCTCGCCTACACCGGCAAGGTGGCTTTCGACACCCTGCTGAAGGACGGCCTGGCCGCCCTGGCGCTGCGCTCGGCGATCGCCGTGGCGCTGGTGTTCTGCTTCTTCGAAGTGCTGCCGCACCACCCGGTGGGCGTGTCGGAAGTGCACTTGATCCTCGGCACCACCTTGCTGCTGGTGTTCGGGCTCGCGCCCGCGGCCATCGGCCTGGCGGGCGGGCTGCTCGTGCAGAGCCTGTTCTTCGAGCCGCAGGACCTGCCGCAGTACGGCATGAACGTCACGACCCTGCTGGTGCCGCTGTTCGCCACGGCCGTGCTCGCGCGCCGCATCATTCCCGAGAAGCTGGCCTATGTGGACATCGGCTATCGCGAGGCCTTCAAGCTGTCGGTGGCCTACCAGGGCGGCATCGTGGTGTGGGTCGGCTTCTGGGCGCTCTACGGCCGCGGCACCGGGCTCGAAAACCTCGGCGAGATCGCCAGCTTCGGCGCCGCCTACATGACGGTGGTGCTGGTCGAGCCGCTGGTCGACCTCGGCGTGCTCGCCGGTGCCAAGGCCTGGCGCCGGCTCCAGGGCTCGGCCTTCGTCGAACGTCGCCTCTACACCGGCGCCTGAAAGAAATCTCCATGACCACCAGCAACGCAAAAATCCCCGTCACCATCGTCACGGGCTTCCTCGGCAGCGGCAAGACCACCTTGATGCGCCACATCCTCGGCAATGCCGAGGGCCGCCGCATCGCGGTGATCGTCAACGAGTTCGGCGAGCTCGGCATCGACGGCGAGATCCTGCGCGGTTGCGGCATCGGCTGCGACGACGAGGGCAACGAGCGCGAGGGCGCGCTCTACGAACTCGCCAACGGCTGCGTCTGCTGCACCGTGCAGGAGGAGTTCCTGCCCGTGATGCTGCAGCTCGCCGAGCGCCGCGACCAGCTCGACGCCGTGCTGATCGAGACCTCGGGCCTGGCGCTGCCCAAGCCGCTGGTGCAGGCCTTCCAGTGGCCCGACATCGCCAACGTCTTCACCGTCGACTCGGTCGTGACCGTGGTCGACGGCCCGGCCGCCGCGGCGGGCCAGTTCGCCGAGAACCCGGTGGCGGTCGACGCGCAGCGCCGCGCCGATCCCAACCTCGACCACGAGTCGCCGCTGCACGAGCTGTTCGAGGACCAGCTCTCGGCCGCCGACCTGGTGGTGCTCAACAAGGCCGACCTGCTCGACGAGGCCGCGCGCGCGCGCGTCGAGGCGCTGGTGCGCGAGGAGCTGCCGCCCGAGGTCAAGATCGTGACGGCCACCGAAGGCAAGCTGCCGCTCGCGCTGCTGCTGGGCCAGGGCCGCGCGGCCGAGACCACCATCCACCTGCGCGAGAGCCACCACGACCACGAGGAGGACCACGACCACGACGAGTTCGACTCGCTCGTGATCGACCTGCCCGCGATGGACCGCGAGCGGCTGCTGGCCGCGCTCGCCGCGCTGGTCGAGCGCCACACCATCTACCGCGTCAAGGGCTTCGTCGCCGTGCCGGGCAAGCCGATGCGCCTGCTGGTGCAGGGCGTGGGCCGGCGCTTCGACCATCACTTCGACCGCCGCTGGCGCGATGGCGAGGCGCCGCGCACGCAGCTGGTCTTCATCGGCGAGGACCTCGAAGAAGCCGCGCTGCGCGAGGTGCTGGAAGGCGCGGCGCTGCCGGCCTGACGATGCACCTGCTGAGCACCCAGCCCGGACGTTTCGTCGAGGACGACCCGGGCGTCGTCACCCGGCTCGACCAGACGCCGGGCGAGATCGTGGTGCTCAGCTCGGCCGACACCACGCTGGCCCTGCTGTCGGCCGCGCGCGGCGCGCTCGCCGCCAGCGATCCCGGCTATCCCTCGCTGCGGCTGGCCAACCTCATGTACCTGCGCCAGCCGGCCTCGTTCGACCTCTATGCGGACGAGGTGCTGCGGCATGCGCGCGTGGTGGTGGTCGACCACCTGGGCGCGGCCTCGGCCTGGCCCTACGGCCTGCAGCAGCTCGAGAAGCTCGCGCGCCGGCACGGCCAGCAGCTCGCCATCTTCTCGGGCGACCTGCAGGAGGACGAGGACCTGCTCGCGCGCAGCACCGCGCCGCGCGCCGTCTGCCACCGGCTGTGGCAGTACCTGCGCGCGGGCGGGCCGGCCAATGCGCTGCAGTTCCTGCGCGCGGTGGCCTTCCACGGCCTGCGCCATGGCGACGAGCCGCTGCCGCCGCGCAGCCTGCCGCAGGTGGCGCTGCACGTGCCGGGGCTGCCCGCCACGTCGGCCGTGCCCGGCATCGACGACCTGCGCGCGCGCTGGCGGCCCGGCGCGCCGGTGGTGGCGCTGGTGTTCTACCGCTCGCACCTGCTGTCGGGCAACACGGCCGCCTTCGATGCGCTGGCCGAGGCGCTGTCGGCCGAAGGCCTGAACCCGCTGCCGCTGGCGCTCGATTCGCTCAAGGACCCGCTGTGCCTGTCGGCGCTGCGCGAGCTCTGCGCCACGCATGCGGTGCAGCTGGTGCTCAACACCACCGCCTTCGCGGCGCTGGGGCATGACGGCGGCGAGGGCGGCGAACCACCGGCGCTGGCCGGCGACGCGCCCGTGCTGCAGGTGATCGTGAGCGGCGGCAACCGCGAGGACTGGCTGGCCGACAGCCAGGGCCTGCGGCCGCGCGACATCGCGATGCAGGTCGCGCTGCCCGAGATGGACGGCCGCATCGTGACGCGCGCCGTGAGCTTCAAGGGCCTGCTGCACCGCTGCGAGCTGACCCAGACCGAGGTGGTCGGCTACCGCGCCGAGCCCGACCGCGTCGCCTTCGTGGCCGAGCTCGCGCGCCGCTGGTGCCGCCTGCGCAACCTGCCGGCCGCCGACAAGCGGCTCGCGCTGGTGCTCGCCAACTACCCGGGCAGCGAGGGCCGCATCGGCAGCGGCGTGGGGCTCGACACGCCGGCCTCGGTGATCGCGATCCTCGGAACGTTGCGCACCGAAGGCTATGCGCTCGGCGACCCGAAGGCGCTGCCGGCCGATGGCGACAGCCTGATGCGGACCCTGCAGCAGGGCATCGCCAACGACCCGCGCGAATGGCCCGCGCGGCCCGCCTGGCAGAGCTACGCGCTGGCCGACTACCGCGCGCGCCTGGCCGCGCTGCCCGAAGGCATGGCCGCGGCCATCGACGAACGCTGGGGCCCGCCCGAGCAGGATCCGATGCTGCGCCAGGGCCGCTTCATGATCGCGGGCCTGCGGCTGGGCCAGGTCTTCGTCGGCATCCAGCCCGCGCGCGCGCTGAACCTCTCGGGCTCGCAGGACTACGCGAGCTACCACGACGCCGAGGCCGTGCCGCCGCACGGCTACCTGGCCTTCTACTTCTGGCTGCGCGATGCGTTCGGCATCGACGCGGTGGTGCACGTGGGCAAGCACGGCAACCTCGAATGGCTGCCGGGCAAGAGCATCGCGCTGACGCAGGCCTGCTGGCCCGACGCGGTGCTCGGACCGCTGCCCAACGTCTATCCCTTCATCGTCAACGACCCGGGCGAGGGCGCGCAGGCCAAGCGCCGCACCCAGGCCGTGATCGTCGACCACCTGATGCCGCCGCTCACGCGCGCCGAGAACCATGGCCCGATGCAGGACCTCGAGCGCCGGGTCGACGAGTACTACGACGCGCTGCTGGTCGACGCACGCCGCGCGCGCGTGCTGCGCGCGCAGATCCTCGCGGCCGTGCGCGCCCAGCACCTGGTCGACGAACTCGACGCGGCGGGCGCCGAGGACGATGCCGTGCTCGCGCGCGTCGATGCCTACCTCTGCGAGCTCAAGGAAACCCAGATCCGCGACGGCCTGCATGTGTTCGGCGCCTCGCCCGAGGGCCGGCTGCGGCGCGACACGCTGCTGGCGCTGGCGCGCTATCCGGCGGGCGACGGCAGCGGTGCGGACGCTGGGTTGCTTGGTGCGCTGTCGCACGACCTGCTGCCCGGCGAGCATTTCGATCCGCTCGACATCGAGCCCGCAAAACCCTGGCAGGGCGCGCGGCCCGCGCTGCTGCAGGCGGTGAGCGACGACCCCTGGCGCCACCAGGGCGACACGCGCGAGCGCCTCGAGCTGCTGGCCACGCAACTCGTCGAAGCGGGCGAATGCCCGGCCGGCATGCCGCGCACCGCCGCCGTGCTGGGGCGCATCGCCGAGCGCCTCGCGCCCGCGCTCGATGCCTGCGGCGCGCAGGAGCTGCTGCAGCTGTCGCGCGCGCTGCGGGGCCGCTTCGTGCCGCCCGGGCCCAGCGGCTCGCCCTCGCGCGGCCGGCCCGACGTGCTGCCGACCGGGCGCAATTTCTACGCGGTCGACACGCGCGCCATTCCCACGCCCACCGCCTGGATGCTGGGCCTCAAGTCGGCCGCCCAGCTGGTCGAGCGCCACCTGCAGGAGCATGGCGACTATCCCGCGGGCATCGGCCTGTCGGTCTGGGGCACGGCCACCATGCGCACCGGCGGCGACGACCTCGCGCAGGCCTTCGCGCTGATCGGCGTGCGGCCGAAGTGGGCCGCGGGCAGCCAGCGCGTGGTCGACTTCGAGGTGCTGCCCACGGTCGGCCTCGGGCGTCCGCGCATCGACGTCACCTTGCGCATCTCGGGCTTCTTCCGCGATGCCTTCCCGGCCGCGGTGCAGATGTTCGACGCGGCCGTGCAGGCCGTGGCCGCGCAGGAGGACGAGGATGCCGAGCGCAACCCGATCCGCGCGCGCATCCTGCGCGAGGCCACGGCACTCGAGGCCGCGGGCCTGCCGGCCGAGGCCGCGCGCAGCCAGGCCGGCTGGCGCGTGTTCGGCTCGGCGCCCGGTCACTACGGCTCGGGCCTGCAGCCGCTGTTCGACAGCGGCGACTGGCAGAGCGACGATGACCTCGCGGGCGCCTATGTCGGCGGCAGCGCCCATGCCTACGGGCAGGACAGCGACGGCGTGCCCGCCACCGAGGCGCTGGTGCGGCGCCTACGCGCGACCGACGTGGTGCTGCAGAACCAGGACAGCCGCGAGCACGACCTGCTCGACTCCAACGACTACTACCAGTTCCAGGGCGGCATGGCCGCCGCCGTGCGCCACCTGAGTGGCAGCCAGCCGGCCATGTACCACGGCGACCATGGCAACCCGCAGGCGCCGCGCGTGCGCACGCTCAAGGAGGAGATCGGCCGCGTGGTGCGCGCGCGCGTGGTCAATCCCAAGTGGATCGCGGGCGCGCGCCGCCATGGCTACAAGGGCGCCTTCGAGATGGCGGCCACGGTCGACTACCTGTTCGGCTTCGACGCCACCGCGCGCGTGGTCGGCGACCACCAGTACGCGATGGTGGCCGACGCCTACGTGCTCGATGCCGAGAACCGCGATTTCGTCGACACGCACAATCCGCGCGCGCTGCACGACATGCTGAGCCGCCTGCTCGAGGCCATGCAGCGCGGCCTCTGGCAGTCGCCCGGCGACTACCGAGAACGCATCGAGAACCTGCTGCTCGCGCACGAGCAGCGGATGGAAGGACATACGCGATGAACACACAGGCCGCGCCGCTGCCGGCGTCGTTCCCCTTTTCCGCCATCGCCGGCCAGCCGCGGCTGCGCGAGGCGCTGCTGCTGGCCGCGGCCGATCCCGCGCTCGGCGGCGTGCTGATCGAGGGCCCGCGCGGCACGGCCAAGACCACGGCCGCGCGCGCGCTGGCCGAGCTGCTGCCCGGCGCGCCCTTCGTCACCCTGCCGCTGGGCGCCAGCCTCGAGCACCTGGTCGGCACGCTCGATCTCGGCCAGGCGCTGGCCGGCCATGCACTGAAGTTCGCGCCGGGCCTGCTCGCGCGTGCCCATGGCGGCGTGCTCTACGTCGACGAGATCAACCTGCTGCCCGATGCATTGATCGATTCGCTGCTCGACGCGGCCGCCAGCGGCGTCAACGCGGTCGAGCGCGACGGCATCTCGCACCGCCATGCCGCGCGCTTCGTGCTCGTGGGCACCATGAACCCGGAGGAGGGCAGCCTGCGCCCGCAGCTGCTCGACCGCTTCGGCCTGTGCGTGCAGCTGCGCAACCTCGAGGACCGGGCCGAGCGCCAGGCCGTGGTGCGCGCGCGGCTGGCCTTCGACAGCGATCCCGAGGGCTTTCGCGCGCGGCATGCGGCGGCCGAGGCCGAGCTCGCCGCGTCGCTGCGGCGCTCCCGTGCGACCCTGGCCGATGCCAACGCGCTGCCGTATGGCGATGCGGTGCACGAGGCCGTGGGCGCGCTGTGCATCGCCGCGCAGGTCGATGGCCTGCGCGCCGACCTCGTGATGCTGCGCGCGGCGCGCGCGCTGGCCGCGCTCGAAGGGGCGGAGGCCATCGACGAGCAGCATGTGCGGCGCGTGGCCGAGGCCGTGCTGCTGCACCGGCGCAAGCCGGGCGTGGAGGCGACGCCGCCCGCGCAGGCGCCGAGCGCGCCACCGCCATCGGCCGCCGAGGGCGAGAGCGCCGTCGACGACGGCGCCGGTACCGATTCAGGCGATGGCGACTGGGGTGCGCTGCCCCCCGAGCCCGTCGGCGTCGCGCGCGTCAAGCCGCTGCGCCCGCTGATCCCGGCCGCCTCGCTCGCAAAAAAAGCCTGAGCCTCCGGAACACCGCACCCGCTGGCGCGCGCCAGGGTGACCGGAGGCAGGCGTCATCGGGACCGGGCCGCGAGGCCTGGCATGGCATCGCCGCCGCCGACGCGGCGCTCGACTGGCCGCGCACGCTCGCCGCGCGCGGTGCCGGTCCGCTGCGCCGCGAGCACCTGCGCCGCCGCCCGCGCGAGACGCGCGAGGGCGCGCTGCACTGCTTCCTGCTCGACGCCTCGGCCTCGATGCGCAACGACGGCGGCCTCGCGCGCGCCAAGGGCCTGCTGCTCGCGCTGATGGACGAGGCCTACCGCCGCCGCGACCATGTCGCGCTGCTGTGCTTCGCGGGCTCGGTGGTCGAGCTGCGGCTGCCGCCGCGCCGCGCCAGCGCCTGGAACGACGACTGGATCGCGCCCATCGGCGCCGGCGGCGGCACGCCATTGGCGCTGGGCGTGCGGCGCGCCGACGAGCTGCTCGAGCGCCATGCCGATCGGCGACGCTGGCTCTGGCTGCTCACCGATGGTCGCAGCGCCGAATCGCCCGCGCGGCCCGGGTCGGCCGACGTGGCCTGCGTGGTCGGCTTCGAGACCGCGCGCGTGCCGCTGCATCGCGCGCAGTCGCTGGCCGCGGCGTGGGACGCGCGCTACCTCGACGCGGCCGCGTTTGACCCGGCCCAGGCCTAGCGGCTAGGATGCCGGCCATGTCCACCCGTCCTTCCTTCCACATCGCCGGCACCTGCTGTCGCGCTCTGCCATGGGGAGATGGCGGCTAGAGCGATTTCACGCGAACCCGCATGCCCGATGGCCACCCGTTGCAAGACCGGTGGCCTTTTTGTTTTTTGCAACGACCTCGAGAGTCCACACGCATGTCCCTCGTCCTTCACGACACCTGGTCGCGCTCCCTGCGCCCCTTCGTTCCGCTGCGCCCCGGCCCGGTGGGGCTCTACTGCTGCGGCCCCACCGTCTACGACCATGCCCACATCGGCAACCTGCGCACCTACGTGTTCGAGGACCTGCTGCGCCGCGTGCTCGAATTCGGCGGCCACGAGGTGCGGCACGTGGTCAACATCACCGACGTGGGCCACCTGGTCTCGGACGCCGACGAGGGCGAGGACAAGATGGAGAAGGGCAGCCGCCGCGCGGGCGAATCGGCCTGGGCCATTGCCGAGCGTTTCACGGCCGCCTTCCGCGCCGACTGGCGCGCGCTGAACCTGCGCGAGCCCGCCGAATGGCCGCGCGCCACCGACCACATCCCCGAGCAGCTCGCCTTCATCGCCGAGCTCGAGCGCAAGGGCTTCACCTACCGCACCGCCGACGGCATCTACTTCGACACCTCGAAGGAGGACGACTACGGCCACCTCGCGCGGCTGGACAAGGCCGGCCTGCGCGCGGGTCAGCGCGTGGCGATGGGCGACAAGCGCGAGGCCACCGACTTCGCGCTCTGGAAGTTCAGCCCGCCCGGCAGCCAGCGCCAGATGGAATGGGACAGCCCCTGGGGCCGCGGCTTCCCGGGCTGGCACATCGAGTGCTCGGCCATGTCGGCCCGCTACCTCGGACCCTGGTTCGACATCCACTGCGGCGGCGAGGACCACATCGGCGTGCACCACAGCAACGAGATCGCGCAGACTCAGGCCTGCCACGGCACGCGCCTGGCCAACTTCTGGCTGCATGGCCATTTCCTCACGCTCGACAACGACCTGAAGATGTCGAAGTCCGACGGCGACTTCGTGCGGCTGCAGACGCTGGTCGACCGCGGCATCGATCCGCTGGCCTACCGCTACCTGTGCCTGGGCGCGCACTACCGCA is from Variovorax paradoxus and encodes:
- a CDS encoding TonB-dependent siderophore receptor, whose protein sequence is MDHASPSGDRTGAAGRRPHHRHRGRPAARRLGGMSAAIGLAFGAGSSFAQQAATSLPAVQVEAGAQGALSLAEPTQTGSRLGLTPLETPASIEVLTGETLRARGDVSIVDAATRATGITGSPAPGNGGTSMAARGFSGHGSVMQLFDGTRLFAGAGTVTFPFDTWSVDRIEVLRGAASVMYGEGAIGGAINVVPKKPTRGPIRNEALLSYGSDATRQAAFGSGGAIDDKLSYRFDISHRATHGFMARGEGESLAVGGALRLDVSPALQFTLSHDEGRQSPQRYQGVPLIDGRLNDRTLRQNYNVDDAELKYDDKWTRLDALWTPSDAVTVHNQLYRLASQRHWRNSETYSFNAATRRVTRGDYLEIGHDQEQVGNRTDATFRHELFGMKNQVLVGFDVNRIDFTHLNDSPYGGRSVVDPFVFLPGYYASPVAYTPRYKTRTHTHAVFAEDKLAFNERWSLVTSLRWDHAKVARTDLANAANSLTKTFEYATGRIGAVYAPDASQSFYAQLAHAADPLTSLISTSTTQAPFDLSTGNQVEVGYKRQLADNRGAWTVAAYRIEKKKLLSRDQNNPTVSRQVGKQSSEGIEATLDLALTPTLRLEANAAKLRARYDDFNEVVSGRLVSRAGNTPFGVPEEAANLFLHWHFLPQWEAEFGLRYVGSRQVDAANSRKIGSYTVADASVSWQANKSLRLALRGYNLGDRRYPLSFSNSGNQWLLGRPRSFELSALVDF
- a CDS encoding PepSY domain-containing protein, coding for MTHAARRARSDRSTAWQRAWPLVRHWLYWTHRWFGIGGCLLFVMWFVSGVVMMYVGYPTLTEAERLAGLRALDVGQARVSPVAALEALPEAVRQQPPRRVALEMQGGAQPQPVWRIVDARGGRHAVSARDGRLLAGTDAAQAEAVARDFSGQPAARWAETLERDQWTVPQGLNPLRPLHRIELNDVAGTELYVSARTGEVVRDTTRSERFWNWLGSVPHWIYFTPLRADPPLWHDVVVWLSAACIVSAVTGIAIGILRIRLRRRFRNGSVTPYTGWMAWHHIAGLVGGFFVLTWIVSGWLSMNPNRWFERNPVDAAAMARYTGGDVSTFPWPPATPPAGEDDAAPREVLLQWFDGRPLLQLRDAKARVRVVDAASGAPAAIAREDIVRAAARLRPGATVSEAVLQTAYDFHWYGHHRERVLPVWRLAFDDPARTRLYIDPANGQLAGSSDRNARLRRWLFNAAHSLDFPWLIQYRPAWDLVVWLLSIVGAVASASGVVIGWRRLRPRSRSPTVALARRLPQRSS
- a CDS encoding energy-coupling factor ABC transporter permease, whose amino-acid sequence is MHIEPGLVDGTKIFLSYATGAAALAYTGKVAFDTLLKDGLAALALRSAIAVALVFCFFEVLPHHPVGVSEVHLILGTTLLLVFGLAPAAIGLAGGLLVQSLFFEPQDLPQYGMNVTTLLVPLFATAVLARRIIPEKLAYVDIGYREAFKLSVAYQGGIVVWVGFWALYGRGTGLENLGEIASFGAAYMTVVLVEPLVDLGVLAGAKAWRRLQGSAFVERRLYTGA
- the cobW gene encoding cobalamin biosynthesis protein CobW, which encodes MTTSNAKIPVTIVTGFLGSGKTTLMRHILGNAEGRRIAVIVNEFGELGIDGEILRGCGIGCDDEGNEREGALYELANGCVCCTVQEEFLPVMLQLAERRDQLDAVLIETSGLALPKPLVQAFQWPDIANVFTVDSVVTVVDGPAAAAGQFAENPVAVDAQRRADPNLDHESPLHELFEDQLSAADLVVLNKADLLDEAARARVEALVREELPPEVKIVTATEGKLPLALLLGQGRAAETTIHLRESHHDHEEDHDHDEFDSLVIDLPAMDRERLLAALAALVERHTIYRVKGFVAVPGKPMRLLVQGVGRRFDHHFDRRWRDGEAPRTQLVFIGEDLEEAALREVLEGAALPA
- the cobN gene encoding cobaltochelatase subunit CobN, with product MHLLSTQPGRFVEDDPGVVTRLDQTPGEIVVLSSADTTLALLSAARGALAASDPGYPSLRLANLMYLRQPASFDLYADEVLRHARVVVVDHLGAASAWPYGLQQLEKLARRHGQQLAIFSGDLQEDEDLLARSTAPRAVCHRLWQYLRAGGPANALQFLRAVAFHGLRHGDEPLPPRSLPQVALHVPGLPATSAVPGIDDLRARWRPGAPVVALVFYRSHLLSGNTAAFDALAEALSAEGLNPLPLALDSLKDPLCLSALRELCATHAVQLVLNTTAFAALGHDGGEGGEPPALAGDAPVLQVIVSGGNREDWLADSQGLRPRDIAMQVALPEMDGRIVTRAVSFKGLLHRCELTQTEVVGYRAEPDRVAFVAELARRWCRLRNLPAADKRLALVLANYPGSEGRIGSGVGLDTPASVIAILGTLRTEGYALGDPKALPADGDSLMRTLQQGIANDPREWPARPAWQSYALADYRARLAALPEGMAAAIDERWGPPEQDPMLRQGRFMIAGLRLGQVFVGIQPARALNLSGSQDYASYHDAEAVPPHGYLAFYFWLRDAFGIDAVVHVGKHGNLEWLPGKSIALTQACWPDAVLGPLPNVYPFIVNDPGEGAQAKRRTQAVIVDHLMPPLTRAENHGPMQDLERRVDEYYDALLVDARRARVLRAQILAAVRAQHLVDELDAAGAEDDAVLARVDAYLCELKETQIRDGLHVFGASPEGRLRRDTLLALARYPAGDGSGADAGLLGALSHDLLPGEHFDPLDIEPAKPWQGARPALLQAVSDDPWRHQGDTRERLELLATQLVEAGECPAGMPRTAAVLGRIAERLAPALDACGAQELLQLSRALRGRFVPPGPSGSPSRGRPDVLPTGRNFYAVDTRAIPTPTAWMLGLKSAAQLVERHLQEHGDYPAGIGLSVWGTATMRTGGDDLAQAFALIGVRPKWAAGSQRVVDFEVLPTVGLGRPRIDVTLRISGFFRDAFPAAVQMFDAAVQAVAAQEDEDAERNPIRARILREATALEAAGLPAEAARSQAGWRVFGSAPGHYGSGLQPLFDSGDWQSDDDLAGAYVGGSAHAYGQDSDGVPATEALVRRLRATDVVLQNQDSREHDLLDSNDYYQFQGGMAAAVRHLSGSQPAMYHGDHGNPQAPRVRTLKEEIGRVVRARVVNPKWIAGARRHGYKGAFEMAATVDYLFGFDATARVVGDHQYAMVADAYVLDAENRDFVDTHNPRALHDMLSRLLEAMQRGLWQSPGDYRERIENLLLAHEQRMEGHTR